One window from the genome of Lynx canadensis isolate LIC74 chromosome E3, mLynCan4.pri.v2, whole genome shotgun sequence encodes:
- the LOC115504214 gene encoding ADP/ATP translocase 2-like, protein MTDAAVSFAKDSLAGGVVVAISKTTVAPIERVKLLLQVQHASKQITADKQYKGIIDCVVRIPREQGVLSFWRGNLANVIRYFPTQALNFAFKDKYKIFLGGVDKRTQFWRYFAGNLASGGAAGATSLCFVYPLDFARTRLAANVGKAGAEREFRGLGDCLVKIYKSDGIKGLYQGFNVSVQGIIVYRAAYFGIYDTAKGMLPDPKNTHIFISWMIAQSVTAVAGLTSYPFDTVRRRMMTQPGRKGTDIMYTRTLDCWRKIAPNEGAKVFFKGAWSNVLRGMGGAFVLVLYDEIKKFT, encoded by the coding sequence aTGACAGATGCTGCTGTGTCCTTTGCCAAGGACTCCCTGGCGGGTGGAGTGGTGGTGGCCATCTCCAAGACCACGGTAGCGCCCATCGAGCGGGTCAAGCTGCTGCTGCAGGTGCAGCATGCCAGCAAGCAAATCACCGCAGATAAGCAATACAAGGGCATTATAGACTGTGTGGTTCGTATCCCCAGGGAGCAGGGAGTCCTGTCCTTCTGGCGCGGTAACCTGGCCAATGTCATCAGATACTTCCCCACCCAGGCCCTCAACTTCGCCTTCAAAGATAAATACAAGATCTTCCTGGGTGGCGTGGACAAGAGAACCCAGTTTTGGCGCTACTTTGCAGGGAATCTGGCATCGGGTGGCGCCGCTGGGGCCACATCCTTGTGTTTTGTGTATCCTCTGGATTTTGCCCGTACCCGTCTAGCGGCCAATGTGGGCAAGGCTGGAGCGGAAAGGGAATTCCGAGGCCTTGGTGACTGCCTGGTTAAGATCTACAAATCTGATGGGATTAAGGGCCTGTACCAAGGCTTTAATGTGTCTGTGCAGGGCATTATCGTCTACCGAGCTGCCTACTTCGGTATCTATGATACTGCAAAGGGCATGCTTCCGGATCCCAAGAACACTCACATCTTCATCAGCTGGATGATCGCACAGTCCGTCACAGCGGTTGCCGGGTTGACTTCCTATCCCTTTGACACTGTTCGTCGCCGAATGATGACGCAGCCAGGGCGCAAAGGAACCGACATCATGTACACACGCACGCTTGACTGCTGGAGGAAGATTGCTCCTAACGAAGGGGCCAAAGTTTTTTTCAAGGGGGCGTGGTCCAATGTTCTCAGAGGCATGGGTGGTGCCTTCGTGCTTGTCTTGTATGATGAAATCAAGAAGTTCACATAA